The following coding sequences are from one Lycium ferocissimum isolate CSIRO_LF1 chromosome 3, AGI_CSIRO_Lferr_CH_V1, whole genome shotgun sequence window:
- the LOC132050806 gene encoding uncharacterized protein LOC132050806, whose protein sequence is MALKYIVGTTVATCAFAYVCDTVVSDHKLFGGTTPKTVATDEWWKETDKKFQAWPRTAGPPVVMNPIRRQNYIVKS, encoded by the exons ATGGCATTGAAGTACATTGTTGGCACTACAGTGGCAACATGTGCATTTGCGTACGTTTGTGACACTGTTGTGTCTGACCATAAGTTGTTTGGAG GTACTACTCCAAAGACAGTTGCCACTGATGAATGGTGGAAAGAGACGGACAAAAAATTCCAGGCATGGCCTCGAACTGCTGGTCCTCCAGTGGTCATGAACCCTATCAGGCGCCAAAATTACATTGTCAAGTCTTGA
- the LOC132050805 gene encoding senescence-specific cysteine protease SAG39-like, whose product MHIQEYIYTSISKEIYTPFSTSYNSLIVKYISLILSLGMKFLVLLLAILGLWTSQITARTLPEESMMQKYEQWMIQYGRVYRTNAEKESRFKIFKENAERIEAFNNAGNQPYKLGINAFADLSNEEFRAKRNGLKIPFCEPKITSFKYENLTAVPTTMDWRTKGAVTPIKDQGQCGSCWAFSAIAATEGITKLSTGNLISLSEQELMDCDRTSEDQGCEGGYMEDAFEFIVKNKGITTEKTYPYKAADGSCNTKKESSHVADIKGYEKVPKNSEKALLNAVANQPVSVSIDASDFSFQFYTSGVFTGTCGTELDHGVTAIGYGKAEDGTKYWLIKNSWGTSWGENGYIRMERDIDAKEGLCGIAMDASYPTA is encoded by the exons ATGCATAttcaagaatatatatataccagtATCTCCAAAGAAATATATACACCATTCTCCACATCTTACAATTCTCTTATTGTGAAGTATATCTCTTTAATCCTTTCATTAGGTATGAAGTTCCTAGTTCTTCTTTTGGCTATTCTTGGATTATGGACGTCTCAAATTACAGCGCGTACGCTTCCTGAAGAATCCATGATGCAAAAATATGAGCAATGGATGATTCAGTATGGACGTGTATACAGAACCAACGCTGAAAAAGAGAGTCGTTTCAAGATATTCAAGGAGAACGCAGAGCGTATCGAAGCTTTCAATAATGCAGGAAATCAGCCTTACAAGTTGGGAATCAATGCATTTGCAGACTTAAGCAATGAGGAATTTAGAGCTAAACGAAATGGTTTGAAGATTCCATTCTGTGAACCAAAAATTACTTcattcaaatatgaaaatttgacAGCAGTTCCAACAACTATGGATTGGAGAACAAAGGGTGCAGTCACACCTATTAAGGATCAAGGACAATGTG GTAGTTGTTGGGCATTTTCTGCAATAGCTGCAACAGAGGGGATTACTAAACTATCAACAGGAAACTTAATCTCTCTATCAGAACAAGAACTGATGGACTGTGACAGAACGAGTGAAGATCAAGGATGTGAAGGTGGTTACATGGAAGACGCGTTCGAATTCATAGTGAAAAACAAAGGCATAACAACTGAAAAAACATATCCATACAAAGCTGCTGATGGAAGTTGCAACACTAAAAAAGAATCTTCTCATGTAGCCGATATCAAAGGCTACGAAAAAGTACCTAAAAATAGTGAAAAAGCGCTTCTCAACGCTGTGGCAAATCAGCCTGTTTCAGTGTCCATAGATGCTAGTGACTTCTCGTTCCAATTCTACACGAGTGGAGTTTTTACGGGCACGTGTGGAACTGAGTTAGATCACGGTGTTACAGCGATTGGATATGGAAAAGCTGAAGATGGGACTAAATATTGGTTGATCAAGAATTCTTGGGGTACTAGTTGGGGTGAAAATGGATACATAAGGATGGAACGGGACATTGATGCTAAAGAAGGACTATGTGGGATTGCCATGGATGCTTCTTATCCAACTGCTTAA
- the LOC132050807 gene encoding uncharacterized protein LOC132050807 has product MKRLLLDLRESLNAVRKKDRGKETTRIERSSEIYTPLDNSMAWATSVPMGNTSGISSPLRFQGGTSGIPTSWTTSVSIGNPPPLPSPDLTIISFCLDLFYLEQCLIYKFLIVTHWLKSCLF; this is encoded by the exons ATGAAAAGGCTATTGCTGGACTTACGCGAGTCCTTGAATGCAGTTCGAAAGAAGGATAGAGGTAAGGAGACTACTCGGATTGAAAGATCTAGTGAGATCTACACACCATTAGATAACTCAATGGCTTGGGCTACATCTGTTCCTATGGGAAATACATCAGGAATTTCTTCTCCATTGAGGTTTCAAGGTGGAACATCAGGTATTCCAACATCTTGGACTACCTCTGTTTCTATTGGGAATCCACCCCCTCTTCCTTCACCAG ATCTAACAATCATCAGTTTCTGCTTGGATTTATTCTATCTTGAGCAATGTCTAATATATAAGTTTTTGATAGTTACACATTGGTTAAAATCATGTCTTTTCTAG
- the LOC132050726 gene encoding senescence-specific cysteine protease SAG12-like, giving the protein MAAAAEKRMKNVVVEKNGGGGGGRGGGSGVVKGEDKSVNLVKVEYKNVNLVKGEEKNVNLVKGEEKHVSLVKGEELSVAEANELFSMIFGCEVTKDILVAYGKAEDGTKYWLIKNSCGTSWGENGYIRMERDDIDAKEGLWWITMDASYPTA; this is encoded by the exons ATGGCTGCTGCTGCTGAAAAGAGGATGAAGAATGTGGTGGTGGAGAAGaatggtgggggtgggggtgggcgTGGGGGTGGGAGTGGGGTGGTGAAGGGTGAGGATAAAAGTGTGAATTTGGTTAAGGTTGAGTATAAAAATGTGAACTTGGTGAAGGGTGAGGAGAAAAATGTGAATTTGGTTAAGGGTGAGGAGAAACATGTGAGCTTGGTGAAGGGGGAAGAGCTTTCGGTTGCAGAGGCTAATGAGTTATTTTCAATGATCTTTGGTTGTGAAGTTACCAAAGATATTCTTG TTGCATACGGAAAAGCTGAAGATGGGACTAAATATTGGCTGATCAAGAATTCTTGTGGTACTAGTTGGGGTGAAAATGGATATATAAGGATGGAAAGGGACGACATTGATGCTAAAGAAGGGCTGTGGTGGATTACCATGGATGCTTCTTATCCAACTGCTTAA
- the LOC132049133 gene encoding calcium-dependent protein kinase 32-like has protein sequence MGNCCAVPQTSDAEVKKRGKNKPNPFSVDYAPGNGGNKSYVLDNPTGTDIEAAYELGRELGRGEFGVTYLSTDKATGDVYACKSISKKKLRTRVDIEDVRREVEIMKHLPKHPNIVTLKDTYEDDNAVHIVMELCEGGELFDRIVARGHYTERAAAAVTRTIVEVILMCHKHGVMHRDLKPENFLFENKKETAPLKAIDFGLSVFFKPGERFNEIVGSPYYMAPEVLKRDYGPEVDVWSAGVILYILLCGVPPFWAETEQGVAQAIIRSVVNFKRDPWPKVSDNAKDLVKKMLNPDPSKRLTAQEVLDHPWIQNAKKAPNVSLGETVKARLKQFSMMNKLKKRALRVIAEHLTVDEVAGIKEGFQLMDVGNKGKIDVDELRVGLQKLGHQIPESDVQILMDVGDVDKDGFLDYGEFVAISVHLRKMANEEHLKKAFDFFDKNQNGYIEIEELREALDDEIEANSEEVINAIMQDVDTDKDGRISYDEFSTMMKTGTDWRKASRQYSRERYNSLSLKLMQDGSLQS, from the exons ATGGGTAATTGTTGTGCAGTACCACAAACTTCAGATGCAGAGGtgaagaaaaggggaaaaaataagCCAAATCCATTTTCTGTTGACTATGCTCCTGGGAATGGTGGAAACAAGTCCTATGTGCTGGACAATCCAACTGGTACGGATATTGAGGCTGCGTATGAGCTAGGGCGTGAGCTCGGGCGAGGTGAATTTGGGGTTACATATTTGTCTACTGACAAAGCAACTGGAGATGTGTATGCTTGTAAATCGATATCAAAGAAGAAACTTAGAACTCGAGTGGATATCGAGGATGTAAGGAGAGAAGTTGAGATCATGAAGCATTTGCCTAAGCATCCTAATATTGTTACCTTAAAGGATACTTATGAGGATGATAATGCAGTCCATATAGTTATGGAGTTGTGTGAGGGTGGTGAACTGTTTGATCGGATCGTTGCAAGGGGGCATTATACTGAGAGAGCAGCAGCTGCTGTCACTCGCACAATTGTTGAAGTGATTCTG ATGTGCCATAAGCATGGGGTGATGCATCGTGACCTCAAACCTGAAAACTTCTTGTTTGAAAACAAGAAAGAGACAGCACCATTGAAGGCAATTGATTTTGGTCTCTCAGTATTCTTTAAGCCTG GTGAGAGATTTAATGAAATTGTGGGAAGTCCATACTATATGGCTCCTGAGGTGCTGAAGAGAGACTATGGTCCAGAAGTGGATGTATGGAGTGCTGGAGTAATTCTCTACATCTTGCTGTGTGGTGTCCCACCATTTTGGGCAG AAACTGAACAAGGAGTTGCTCAAGCGATCATTCGTTCTGTTGTGAATTTCAAACGGGACCCTTGGCCTAAGGTCTCCGACAATGCAAAAGACCTTGTGAAGAAGATGCTTAACCCTGACCCTAGCAAGAGGCTTACTGCTCAAGAAGTTCTAG ATCATCCCTGGATACAAAATGCAAAGAAGGCTCCAAATGTTTCTTTGGGTGAAACAGTGAAAGCAAGGCTCAAGcaattttctatgatgaacaagCTAAAGAAAAGAGCTTTAAGG GTGATTGCTGAGCATTTGACGGTGGACGAAGTGGCTGGCATAAAGGAGGGATTCCAATTGATGGATGTAGGTAACAAAGGGAAGATTGACGTTGACGAGTTGAGAGTTGGGTTGCAGAAACTTGGCCATCAAATTCCGGAATCTGATGTACAGATTCTTATGGATGTT GGTGATGTTGATAAAGATGGATTTTTGGACTACGGGGAGTTTGTAGCAATTTCAGTCCACCTAAGAAAGATGGCAAATGAGGAGCACCTGAAGAAAGCATTTGACTTTTTTGATAAGAACCAAAATGGATATATAGAAATTGAGGAGTTAAGGGAGGCCTTAGATGACGAGATTGAAGCCAACAGCGAAGAAGTTATCAATGCTATTATGCAAGATGTAGACACTGACAAG GATGGACGGATAAGTTACGATGAATTCTCTACAATGATGAAGACTGGCACAGATTGGAGGAAGGCGTCAAGACAGTATTCACGAGAACGATATAATAGTCTCAGCTTGAAACTAATGCAGGACGGATCCTTACAAAGCTAG
- the LOC132049132 gene encoding protein WHAT'S THIS FACTOR 9, mitochondrial encodes MAMIARRSKNSVCLLHEVLFSNHSLPYSYTQTQTYVDVYMKWKKDSFFDSIDAIHRSVQLKPLIALKNCIISSSPDDYSVPISVISKKGLELGIPIKVARFLRLYPSVFEEFTGPKYNLPWFKLTQRAIELDGEEREVYVKSKDDILLRLKKFILMSGREKMLPLKIIQGMQWYLGLPEEFLRNPEYNLDKSFRLVEMEDGLKGLAVNVDGSERFLSVLQRNAMRRGVYNGVEGEAIEFPLFPSKGLRLKRKITDWLDEFQRFPYVSPYEDYSGLDPNSDIAEKRVVGVLHELLSLFVEHAAERKKLLCLRKYLGLPQKVHKAFERHPHIFNLSLMNKTCTAILKEAYCDKGAIEGHPLAKVRRKYINLMKESESILKRRRLNNRPIDQAIVNVKDLDCTDDEEMKLQQVNSTL; translated from the coding sequence ATGGCAATGATCGCCAGGAGAAGCAAGAACTCTGTTTGTCTCTTGCACGAAGTCCTCTTTTCCAACCACTCACTCCCCTACTCATACACACAGACGCAGACCTATGTAGATGTGTACATGAAATGGAAGAAAGACTCTTTTTTTGACTCCATTGATGCCATTCATAGATCAGTTCAACTCAAGCCTTTAATTGCTCTCAAAAACTGCATAATCTCTTCTTCGCCCGACGATTATTCCGTCCCCATTTCTGTTATTTCAAAGAAAGGCTTAGAGTTAGGAATACCCATTAAGGTTGCTCGGTTCTTAAGGTTGTACCCATCTGTTTTCGAGGAATTTACCGGCCCTAAATACAATTTGCCTTGGTTTAAGCTGACCCAGAGGGCTATTGAGCTTGatggagaagagagagaggtgTATGTAAAATCTAAGGATGATATTCTTTTGAGGCTGAAGAAGTTTATACTAATGAGTGGCAGGGAAAAGATGCTTCCTTTAAAGATAATTCAGGGTATGCAGTGGTATTTGGGGTTACCCGAGGAATTCTTAAGGAATCCCGAATACAATCTTGATAAAAGTTTCAGACTTGTGGAAATGGAAGATGGGTTAAAAGGGCTGGCTGTTAATGTTGATGGAAGTGAAAGGTTTTTATCAGTGTTGCAGAGGAATGCGATGAGGAGGGGAGTTTATAATGGTGTGGAAGGTGAGGCAATAGAATTTCCATTGTTTCCATCAAAGGGATTGAGGCTTAAAAGAAAGATTACGGACTGGTTGGATGAGTTTCAGAGGTTTCCCTATGTTTCACCCTATGAGGATTATTCAGGTTTGGATCCAAATAGTGATATAGCGGAAAAACGAGTGGTGGGTGTGCTTCATGAGTTGCTTAGTTTGTTTGTCGAGCATGCTGCAGAAAGGAAGAAGCTATTGTGTCTTAGGAAATACTTGGGGTTACCGCAAAAAGTTCACAAGGCATTCGAGAGGCATCCTCATATCTTCAATTTGTCATTGATGAACAAGACTTGCACCGCAATCCTAAAAGAAGCTTACTGTGATAAAGGAGCTATAGAGGGACATCCATTAGCAAAAGTTAGAAGAAAGTACATCAACTTGATGAAGGAGTCGGAGAGTATACTGAAACGTAGAAGGTTAAACAACAGGCCAATTGATCAGGCTATTGTAAATGTAAAGGATTTGGACTGTACAGATGATGAGGAAATGAAACTACAACAGGTCAACTCTACTCTTTGA
- the LOC132049131 gene encoding leucine-rich repeat receptor-like tyrosine-protein kinase PXC3 isoform X1 produces the protein MVTLRIFTVLLVGLLLSSQLGTLQALHEQAILEAIGKELAIPGWDLNSSDFCSWHSISCSTNSSMVERLNLSGFRLQGNVTLISELKSLKFLDLSNNNFQGSIPPAFGNLSELQFLDLSFNMFRNSIPGELGRLKNLRALNLSNNMLTGSIPDELEGLKYLQYFQIFTNKLNGFIPMWVGNLTNLKVFAAYENEFSGDIPVNLGLNSELLLLNLHSNQLEGTIPESIFAMEKLEFLILTNNELTGIIPDSIGNCKGLSNIRIGNNKLIGGIPRTVGNISSLTYFEADNNTLSGEIVSGFAKCPNLTLLNLASNGFSGTIPPEFGELNNLQELMVPGNNLYGEIPTSVLRCKNLNKLDLSNNKFNGTIPGDICNTTKLQFLLLGQNSLKGEIPREIGNCVKLLELQMGSNYLTGSIPPEISHMKNLQISLNLSHNHLHGQLPKDLGKLDKLVSLDVSNNQLSGNIPSELKGMLSLIEVNFSNNRFTGPIPDFAPFEKSLNSSFLGNKGLCGEPLSRDCGFRYEHNGYHHRESYRLILAVVGSGLAVFVSVMVVVLLFMMREKQEKTTKEAGYTTDEICSKPVIIAGNVFDENLKQAIDFDAVVNAVRKDTNKITTGTFSNVYRADMPSGMILSVKSLKSMDKTIIHHQSKMIRELEKLSKLFHDNLTRPIGFAIYEDVVLLLHQYYPNGTLAQFVHESSKKPEYEPDWPTRLSIAIGVAEGLAFLHHVAIIHLDVSSGNVFLDSKFTPLVAEVEISRLLDPSRGTASISAVAGSFGYIPPEYAYTMQVTAPGNVYSYGVVLLEILTTRLPVDEAFGEGVDLVRWVHGASARGETPEQILDARLSTISFAWRKEMLAALKVALMCTDITPAKRPRMRKVVEMLQEVTQS, from the exons ATGGTAACTTTAAGGATATTCACTGTTTTgcttgttgggttgttgttaaGTTCTCAACTTGGGACTTTACAGGCTCTTCATGAACAAGCCATTTTGGAAGCAATTGGCAAAGAGTTAGCAATACCTGGTTGGGATCTGAATAGTTCTGATTTCTGTTCTTGGCATAGCATTAGTTGCAGCACAAACAGTTCAATGGTGGAAAGGCTAAATCTATCTGGTTTTCGATTACAAGGTAATGTGACACTAATATCTGAGCTCAAATCATTGAAGTTTTTGGACCTTTCAAATAACAACTTCCAAGGTTCAATCCCACCAGCATTTGGAAATTTGTCTGAGCTTCAGTTTCTTGATTTGTCTTTTAACATGTTTAGAAACTCTATTCCTGGTGAATTAGGTAGGCTGAAAAACCTTAGAGCATTGAACCTTTCAAACAACATGCTCACTGGTTCAATACCTGATGAGCTTGAAGGGTTGAAGTATTTGcaatattttcaaatatttaccAACAAATTGAATGGTTTTATTCCAATGTGGGTTGGGAATTTGACCAATCTTAAGGTGTTTGCAGCCTATGAGAATGAGTTTAGTGGCGATATTCCGGTTAATTTAGGCTTAAACTCAGAGCTTTTGTTGTTGAATCTTCATTCAAACCAGCTTGAAGGAACAATTCCTGAGAGTATTTTTGCTATGGAGAAGCTTGAATTTCTGATTCTGACTAATAATGAATTGACTGGCATTATTCCTGATTCAATTGGGAATTGCAAAGGCCTTTCAAACATTAGAATTGGGAATAACAAGCTGATAGGTGGCATCCCCAGAACAGTTGGAAATATCAGTAGTCTTACTTATTTTGAAGCAGATAACAACACTCTTTCTGGGGAAATTGTATCAGGATTTGCAAAATGCCCTAATCTCACTCTTCTTAATTTAGCTTCGAATGGATTTTCCGGAACTATCCCTCCTGAGTTCGGCGAGCTCAATAATCTGCAGGAGTTAATGGTTCCCGGGAATAATCTCTATGGAGAGATTCCAACTTCAGTTCTAAGGTGCAAGAATCTCAACAAGCTTGATTTAAGTAACAACAAGTTCAATGGAACCATACCGGGAGATATATGCAACACAACCAAATTACAATTCTTGTTGTTGGGACAAAACTCCTTGAAAGGTGAAATACCTCGTGAGATTGGGAACTGCGTAAAATTGCTTGAGTTGCAAATGGGGAGTAATTATCTGACTGGAAGTATTCCTCCTGAGATTAGTCATATGAAGAACTTACAAATTTCATTGAATTTGAGTCATAATCATCTCCATGGCCAGTTGCCTAAGGATCTTGGAAAACTTGACAAGTTGGTTTCTTTAGACGTATCTAATAATCAGCTCTCGGGGAATATTCCATCAGAATTAAAGGGCATGCTGAGTTTAATAGAGGTTAACTTTTCAAACAATCGATTCACGGGACCAATACCTGATTTTGCACCGTTCGAGAAGAGCCTCAATTCAAGCTTTCTTGGAAACAAAGGTCTCTGTGGTGAGCCTTTGAGTAGGGATTGTGGATTTCGTTATGAGCACAATGGTTACCATCACCGAGAATCCTACCGGCTCATTTTGGCTGTTGTTGGTTCTGGTTTGGCGGTTTTTGTATCCGTGATGGTGGTTGTTTTACTATTCATGATGAGAGAGAAACAAGAGAAAACCACCAAGGAAGCTGGTTATACCACTGATGAAATTTGTAGCAAACCAGTGATCATAGCAGGGAATGTTTTCGATGAAAATCTCAAACAAGCAATAGATTTTGATGCAGTTGTAAATGCAGTCAGGAAAGATACGAATAAGATTACCACTGGTACTTTCAGCAATGTGTATAGAGCCGACATGCCTTCTGGGATGATTTTGTCAGTTAAGAGTCTAAAGTCGATGGACAAAACTATAATTCATCACCAGAGCAAGATGATCAGAGAACTTGAAAAGCTAAGTAAACTCTTTCATGATAATCTGACTAGGCCTATCGGTTTTGCAATCTATGAGGATGTCGTTCTACTCTTACATCAATACTATCCCAATGGGACATTGGCTCAGTTTGTTCATGAGTCTAGCAAGAAACCTGAATATGAACCTGACTGGCCTACAAGACTTTCCATTGCCATTGGAGTTGCAGAAGGGTTAGCATTTCTTCATCACGTGGCCATAATCCATCTCGATGTTTCTTCAGGGAATGTGTTTCTTGATTCTAAATTCACGCCTTTGGTTGCTGAAGTTGAAATATCCCGACTTCTAGATCCATCTAGAGGGACTGCAAGTATTAGTGCTGTTGCTGGCTCATTTGGATATATTCCCCCAG AATATGCATATACAATGCAAGTAACAGCCCCCGGAAATGTTTATAGCTATGGGGTTGTTTTACTCGAGATACTTACCACCCGACTACCCGTTGATGAAGCTTTTGGTGAAGGAGTTGATTTGGTCAGGTGGGTTCACGGTGCATCTGCGAGAGGAGAAACACCAGAGCAGATACTCGATGCGAGACTTAGCACCATTTCTTTTGCTTGGAGGAAAGAAATGCTTGCAGCTCTAAAGGTCGCATTGATGTGCACCGATATCACTCCAGCAAAACGACCAAGAATGAGGAAGGTGGTAGAAATGCTTCAAGAGGTTACACAAAGTTGA
- the LOC132049131 gene encoding leucine-rich repeat receptor-like tyrosine-protein kinase PXC3 isoform X2: MVERLNLSGFRLQGNVTLISELKSLKFLDLSNNNFQGSIPPAFGNLSELQFLDLSFNMFRNSIPGELGRLKNLRALNLSNNMLTGSIPDELEGLKYLQYFQIFTNKLNGFIPMWVGNLTNLKVFAAYENEFSGDIPVNLGLNSELLLLNLHSNQLEGTIPESIFAMEKLEFLILTNNELTGIIPDSIGNCKGLSNIRIGNNKLIGGIPRTVGNISSLTYFEADNNTLSGEIVSGFAKCPNLTLLNLASNGFSGTIPPEFGELNNLQELMVPGNNLYGEIPTSVLRCKNLNKLDLSNNKFNGTIPGDICNTTKLQFLLLGQNSLKGEIPREIGNCVKLLELQMGSNYLTGSIPPEISHMKNLQISLNLSHNHLHGQLPKDLGKLDKLVSLDVSNNQLSGNIPSELKGMLSLIEVNFSNNRFTGPIPDFAPFEKSLNSSFLGNKGLCGEPLSRDCGFRYEHNGYHHRESYRLILAVVGSGLAVFVSVMVVVLLFMMREKQEKTTKEAGYTTDEICSKPVIIAGNVFDENLKQAIDFDAVVNAVRKDTNKITTGTFSNVYRADMPSGMILSVKSLKSMDKTIIHHQSKMIRELEKLSKLFHDNLTRPIGFAIYEDVVLLLHQYYPNGTLAQFVHESSKKPEYEPDWPTRLSIAIGVAEGLAFLHHVAIIHLDVSSGNVFLDSKFTPLVAEVEISRLLDPSRGTASISAVAGSFGYIPPEYAYTMQVTAPGNVYSYGVVLLEILTTRLPVDEAFGEGVDLVRWVHGASARGETPEQILDARLSTISFAWRKEMLAALKVALMCTDITPAKRPRMRKVVEMLQEVTQS, encoded by the exons ATGGTGGAAAGGCTAAATCTATCTGGTTTTCGATTACAAGGTAATGTGACACTAATATCTGAGCTCAAATCATTGAAGTTTTTGGACCTTTCAAATAACAACTTCCAAGGTTCAATCCCACCAGCATTTGGAAATTTGTCTGAGCTTCAGTTTCTTGATTTGTCTTTTAACATGTTTAGAAACTCTATTCCTGGTGAATTAGGTAGGCTGAAAAACCTTAGAGCATTGAACCTTTCAAACAACATGCTCACTGGTTCAATACCTGATGAGCTTGAAGGGTTGAAGTATTTGcaatattttcaaatatttaccAACAAATTGAATGGTTTTATTCCAATGTGGGTTGGGAATTTGACCAATCTTAAGGTGTTTGCAGCCTATGAGAATGAGTTTAGTGGCGATATTCCGGTTAATTTAGGCTTAAACTCAGAGCTTTTGTTGTTGAATCTTCATTCAAACCAGCTTGAAGGAACAATTCCTGAGAGTATTTTTGCTATGGAGAAGCTTGAATTTCTGATTCTGACTAATAATGAATTGACTGGCATTATTCCTGATTCAATTGGGAATTGCAAAGGCCTTTCAAACATTAGAATTGGGAATAACAAGCTGATAGGTGGCATCCCCAGAACAGTTGGAAATATCAGTAGTCTTACTTATTTTGAAGCAGATAACAACACTCTTTCTGGGGAAATTGTATCAGGATTTGCAAAATGCCCTAATCTCACTCTTCTTAATTTAGCTTCGAATGGATTTTCCGGAACTATCCCTCCTGAGTTCGGCGAGCTCAATAATCTGCAGGAGTTAATGGTTCCCGGGAATAATCTCTATGGAGAGATTCCAACTTCAGTTCTAAGGTGCAAGAATCTCAACAAGCTTGATTTAAGTAACAACAAGTTCAATGGAACCATACCGGGAGATATATGCAACACAACCAAATTACAATTCTTGTTGTTGGGACAAAACTCCTTGAAAGGTGAAATACCTCGTGAGATTGGGAACTGCGTAAAATTGCTTGAGTTGCAAATGGGGAGTAATTATCTGACTGGAAGTATTCCTCCTGAGATTAGTCATATGAAGAACTTACAAATTTCATTGAATTTGAGTCATAATCATCTCCATGGCCAGTTGCCTAAGGATCTTGGAAAACTTGACAAGTTGGTTTCTTTAGACGTATCTAATAATCAGCTCTCGGGGAATATTCCATCAGAATTAAAGGGCATGCTGAGTTTAATAGAGGTTAACTTTTCAAACAATCGATTCACGGGACCAATACCTGATTTTGCACCGTTCGAGAAGAGCCTCAATTCAAGCTTTCTTGGAAACAAAGGTCTCTGTGGTGAGCCTTTGAGTAGGGATTGTGGATTTCGTTATGAGCACAATGGTTACCATCACCGAGAATCCTACCGGCTCATTTTGGCTGTTGTTGGTTCTGGTTTGGCGGTTTTTGTATCCGTGATGGTGGTTGTTTTACTATTCATGATGAGAGAGAAACAAGAGAAAACCACCAAGGAAGCTGGTTATACCACTGATGAAATTTGTAGCAAACCAGTGATCATAGCAGGGAATGTTTTCGATGAAAATCTCAAACAAGCAATAGATTTTGATGCAGTTGTAAATGCAGTCAGGAAAGATACGAATAAGATTACCACTGGTACTTTCAGCAATGTGTATAGAGCCGACATGCCTTCTGGGATGATTTTGTCAGTTAAGAGTCTAAAGTCGATGGACAAAACTATAATTCATCACCAGAGCAAGATGATCAGAGAACTTGAAAAGCTAAGTAAACTCTTTCATGATAATCTGACTAGGCCTATCGGTTTTGCAATCTATGAGGATGTCGTTCTACTCTTACATCAATACTATCCCAATGGGACATTGGCTCAGTTTGTTCATGAGTCTAGCAAGAAACCTGAATATGAACCTGACTGGCCTACAAGACTTTCCATTGCCATTGGAGTTGCAGAAGGGTTAGCATTTCTTCATCACGTGGCCATAATCCATCTCGATGTTTCTTCAGGGAATGTGTTTCTTGATTCTAAATTCACGCCTTTGGTTGCTGAAGTTGAAATATCCCGACTTCTAGATCCATCTAGAGGGACTGCAAGTATTAGTGCTGTTGCTGGCTCATTTGGATATATTCCCCCAG AATATGCATATACAATGCAAGTAACAGCCCCCGGAAATGTTTATAGCTATGGGGTTGTTTTACTCGAGATACTTACCACCCGACTACCCGTTGATGAAGCTTTTGGTGAAGGAGTTGATTTGGTCAGGTGGGTTCACGGTGCATCTGCGAGAGGAGAAACACCAGAGCAGATACTCGATGCGAGACTTAGCACCATTTCTTTTGCTTGGAGGAAAGAAATGCTTGCAGCTCTAAAGGTCGCATTGATGTGCACCGATATCACTCCAGCAAAACGACCAAGAATGAGGAAGGTGGTAGAAATGCTTCAAGAGGTTACACAAAGTTGA